GAATTATAAATTGGATCTGCTAAAACATCTCTTTTTTCTGCTCTATTTTTACGCATGGTAATAACTCCTTTCTTTTTAATATAAATATGCTACTTTTAATGTGTTCTTTTTAATTCATATACACACTTATTAATTTGATTTATTATTTTTTAACTTTTGGTCTTTTTACTCCATATAGTGAACGTCCTTGAGAACGTTTTGCTACACCTTGAGTATCTAAAGTACCTCTAATTACGTGATATCTAACCCCAGGTAAGTCTTTAACACGTCCACCACGAATTAAAACAACACTGTGTTCTTGTAAGTTGTGTCCTTCTCCAGGAATATAAGCATTAACTTCCATTCCATTTGTTAATCTAACACGAGCGTATTTACGTAACGCTGAGTTAGGTTTTTTAGGTGTCATTGTTGCAACACGCGTACATACTCCACGTTTTT
This genomic window from Mycoplasma mycoides subsp. capri contains:
- the rpsL gene encoding 30S ribosomal protein S12 — encoded protein: MPTINQLVKVNRKAKTWKTKAPALNRGINTLIKKVTKIASPQKRGVCTRVATMTPKKPNSALRKYARVRLTNGMEVNAYIPGEGHNLQEHSVVLIRGGRVKDLPGVRYHVIRGTLDTQGVAKRSQGRSLYGVKRPKVKK